The Alnus glutinosa chromosome 3, dhAlnGlut1.1, whole genome shotgun sequence nucleotide sequence CCCTCCAAATAagacataattaaaaaaatcaccattgaatttgagatgtccaatagtaattttaaaagtcaaatcgCATTTAATTTGGAGAAATAAGAGAGGAATAAAGAGTATTACATATATCATTACTTTTATGTTACATATTTGAGGTCGATCAAAGTGGAATCCACAACCGATTAggtgaaatttaatatatatacccTACGATTATAGATTAGGGAAATGACTAGAACCTTAGGAAGGAGGCAGTACTGCACTCTAACTCAGGACGTCGTGAAACATCATCTTCATTAATTTGTAGGAAGAccttaaatttcatttaaaaaattaaaaaaaaaaaaaaaaaaaatttacggcTTGCTAGTGAAAGTTGGATAGTATTAATGTAGTTGAGTGAAGATTTGCTTTTTGAAAGCTATTTGACGTACTTGTTAATTGTTATAAGAAAGTGCCATAGAAACAAGCTAAGACCACTCATAATAAGACTAGCTAGCTAATTAACTCAGTAACTCGCCAAATTGGAAACTCTTGTTGCTTTACATTCAGTGTAGCGTTATTGCTGTGAACGTTGACTCATTTATGTGGAGTAACGTTCACCCTGGCCTAGCTAGCTCCTGGGCTGCCCACTGATCATAGGCACCCTAAATTTATTACATCTACTGTGTACGTAGCGTATGAGGAGGCTTCGTGTTTTGATTTTGAGATGTGGATTTAtaatcttttttattcttttatcttCTTCCCTCTCTCTTGATGCCTTGatctctctccctcgatctcCTTCaacttttacaataaaaaatatattaaaaaataatatctaaaaaaaataaagaatgagATATATCGATAATCTATTGGAATTTATATTGAAAAActagtaattaaaatagaaaaatgtgtaTTTTAAGCAACTCATGAAACAACTACGTACCACGCACCACTGCTGGAGATGCTATAAACATCAATCTCTTGCACACCTTTTTTGCAAATCGATCGTTGAATCTGTATAACTCAATGTGAATCCCATAAATTCAACGTGGATTTGCAAACCTATTGTAATTGAATGAAACcaaacaatttattattttattattattattattattattattattatttttttttttttaaagatgaaGTAcgcaaacctttttttttttttattttaaaaaatgtcaatcgAACTGAGTATTACAGTGAGTACATAGTTTGATTACCTACCAAGTCTCAAGCAGATTTTAAACATGCATTTGGGCTTGCCGAGCTGAAGTTGGTCAAGCCTCGAAAACTCGAGAAAGATATATAGTGATTCGGCCGAGCCGAGTTCAAACCGTCAGAACTcgacttatttttcttttggtaagtACATCATTCACTAAATGGGAAAAGGGTTACAAGGTTACAagtaacaaaaaatttaaaaaggagTTGGCTCCCCAACAAAACTCAAACCAAAGAAATAATGCAAAATTTGAGATGGGAGAGAGTGGGTCTGGCTTGCTtcatatatatttgttaattcATTTATGGTTTACGCGACTTCATGCAAATAAAGTAGCTATAAAAGTTATGCCTATCAATTGGGTAGCAGTATTCGGCAAACAAGAAATAGGTGTGTTTATGACTCTAAAAAGGTCATAAATGTCCCGTTTCTTTAGTCCTTGGGCAAACAGTAAGGAATGGGCTACAGAAAACGGTATAagcaccaaaacaaaacaagataGAGATATGACCATTGCGAGATCCTTTAATTCTACAAGAACCCCCAATAAAGAGGACACAAACAAGGGCATGACCCTTGAAAAACTGTAAAACCCTACTTGAACAGGCAGGAGCATAAAAAACATAACCCTCACGGCGACCGTTCAGCCCTACCCAAActttcaaagaagaaaacacaAACATATAGCATAACCCTAGAAAGTCCCTTCATCAACGTTACGTACCCACCTTCTTGAGTAAGGTAGAATACAGCCCTAGCTAGCCGTTTGTGTTTTAAGGGGTTGGTTTGGCTACAAGAATTAATTAGCTTTGTGAGTTCGAAAGCAAACTCCTCTCCTGTAACATGTGCGGACAGCGGAGTGCCCCGTGATAATTTTGTAATTCCCACTCATCCTTTTTCATGGTATCCAAGACTAAGTGGCGAcaacatatattaatattatattgtcGGTTCTGCAATAGATGTTCGACAGGTGAGCATTTAGCAGTTAGCAGCTGCCCGTCTTTGACCCCGCCTCCCTCTCCATTTATTGCCACCTTGATGGCCAGTCACCTACAACACCAACCGATCGACCTTTTTCGTAACTTAATTCCCCGGATACCCTTTTAATTCCTTCTTGCACGTTAACGTCCTACTGCAATTCAAATGTTTATACACTTAATTCTAATGGACATGCATGCGCGCATATGGATCCCATAATTCCcgttaattttatctttttttttttcttaaatttgcaTGTGAAACATATCGTGACTATTcaaacgaaaaaaagaaaaaacctacttacccaaacaacaacaacaacaaaaaaaaaaaaaagagggaaaaactTGTAGGACTCTTAAGCTTGCTTGCTTGCTTCCTTGAAAGTGATCTCATATATATTCCCTCACATGGGAACACTCATGCTCATGCACTTTGGCCAACAAATTCTCATCCCATCAACCACAGTACTGTTTAGCAACATTTtaccaaaatagtttttcttttttgaatgtttgttcCCATACAAAATTCCTTTGGTTGTTGAGCTATCTACCCTTTCTTGGAACTACTCCCCATTTATTCAAGGCTAAAATTCCAACCTTTCTTGCAGTTAATATTCCTAGGTACTATTGATGTCTGGCTTCTCTATGTCTGCTTCCAATCGCTAGCTAGctctctctcaagtctcaaccaactaataattatataactGTTCAAGACGTGTACCTATTGATTGCTTTCAATTCAGTCTCTGGAGGGTTATTATAGTTCAGCTTCTCGTAGACTTCTtgtttataaataaacaagCTACCCATCTTGTTCAAGaaccaaaaaacacaaaaagagagagatatatCTTGCTAACGAAGAAAATGGACAGTGTAGAGATGGATAAGGAGAGGATAACGGCGGAAATGGCTTTCAAAGACTCGTCCTCCGCCGTTATCAAAATCCGGCGACGCCTGCCGAATTTCTTACAGTCTGTGAAGCTCAAGTACGTCAAATTAGGCTATGGGTACTCATGTAACCCTGCCACGATACTAATGTTTCTTGTAATTTCACCTCTCGCCCTATCCCTTGTGCTTCAGCTTGCCGGTCTAAAACTGGACCGGTTTTCCGAGTTATGGACAAACCGGGCAGCTTGGTTCGATAACCTCAACGCTGCCACACGAACAGCTGCTTCCGCTTCGCTGCTCATTCTTTTCGCCCTCTACTGGGCCAAGCGGTCCAGACCGGTTTATCTCGTAGACTTTTCGTGTTACAAACCGGACGACGAACGAAAGGTGACCGGGGACTATTTCTTGAAGATAACTGAAGATAGCGGCGCATTCGAGGAGGACAGCATCCGGTTTCAGAGACGAATAGCGTCCCGTTCCGGCCTTGGCGAAGAGACGTATTTACCGAAAGGAATTACGTCCAGACCGCCCAACTTCAGCATGGAAGAGGCCCGGTCTGAGGCCGAGGCCGTCATGTTCGGTGCATTGGATGCGCTTTTTGAGAAAACCGGCGTTCGACCAAAAGACATCGGAATCGTTATTGTGAACTGTAGCTTATTCAATCCAACCCCATCTCTCTCCGCTATGATTGTCAACCACTACAAGCTTCGAACCGACATTAAGACCTTCAACCTTGGGGGCATGGGTTGCAGCGCCGGGGTTATATCCATCGACCTGGCAAAGGATCTCCTTAATGCAAACCCTAACTCGTACGCCATCGTCGTCAGCACCGAAAACATTACTCTCAATTGGTACTTCGGCAATGACCGCTCCATGTTATTATGCAACTGCATATTCCGCATGGGCGGTGCGGCGGTGCTCTTGTCGAACCGGGCACGGGACCGGGGCCGGTCCAAGTACGAGCTGGTCCACACCGTCCGAACCCACAAAGGCGCGGACAACCAAAATTACAACTGTGTCTATCAGAGAGAGGATGACAAAGGAACTGTCGGGGTTTCGCTCGCTCGAGAACTCATGGCGGTGGCCGGAGACGCATTGAAAACGAATATCACGACTCTGGGCCCTTTGGTTCTGCCGTTTTCTGAGCAATTCATGTTCTTTGTGACGTTGGTGAGGAAGAAGATCCTGAAAGCGAAGGTGAAGCCGTATATACCGAACTTCAAGCTGGCATTCGAGCACTTCTGTATACACGCAGGCGGGAGGGCGGTGTTGGACGAGCTACAGAAGAACTTGCAGCTCAGCGAGTGGCACATGGAGCCGTCCAGGATGACGCTGCACCGGTTCGGGAACACGTCGAGCAGCTCGTTGTGGTACGAGCTGGCGTACACAGAGGCCAAGGGCCGAGTCTGCGGGGGCGACCGTGTCTGGCAGATTGCGTTCGGGTCGGGCTTCAAGTGTAACAGCGCGGTTTGGAGGGCTCTCAGGCCCATTCCTGTGGTTGATTGCCGAGGAAACCCCTGGGTCGACTCAGTCGCTAGGTACCCGGTTGAGGTTCCTGCTGGGAAGGATGGCCACGCGGCGTAGTCTAAGTGGAGGAGAGAGTCCACGTGGGGTTATCTCGCTGCTGtagtgtttgtttgtgtttgtgttttttttttttttgggggggggggggggggggggtaaaggCCCTAAAAGGGgtgattattattataataatattattcatctATGGCCATAAAAAAGGAgtaatattattcattttcctaatggaatagtcattccgcaaaccaaacgaggcctaaatgATTAGAGTTAATGGGTGTTCATGATTATTTAATTCATcgacaagagaaaagaaaaaacatgtaacgagtgttatcTTTATTTTGATAAATCTACGTATAAATTTtcagcaattatatatatatatatatagagtaatgtttGATTCttatgaaattataaattttaatattcaTCAAGGTTGTAGCAAAATACTCCCATTTCTTCCAATTTTAATATGGATGTTGGACACGTGTAAGAGTTGATATAAAGACTAATATCATGCTAAATCAATCACTATTGTAAGAGTTGATATAAAGACTAATATCATGCTAAATCAATCACTATTTTCTGAATCAAATTCCAACCAATACCCTTAAAAGGGAATAAGATCCtttccattttaaataaaaatggataatatttattaattttgtggTTAAGATTTAAAAGACGTACTTGTCAATAttgatttcatatatatatatatatataccgttaGATACATCAACTTCAAATCTTGATATctcattaaatgaaataaaaagaatCCTAATCCTATTCCGTGTTAAAGCTAGCTAGTACTCCAAAAAGGAGATGAAGTTGACCTTGGAGTTCATGTATAATCCAATCGATTGAGCGGTCAAgcattattgttgttgttacgTATATATTTTCTGGTGGCAACATTTTTATGTATCCAATAAGCATTttctttcacacaaaaaaacaataaaaaaaggggTCGTTTTTTATTGCCGCGTATCATCCACCTACATATCAGAGTGTCACTAAATTTAAGCAAGTTATAATTACGCATCTATGCTTTCCAACCAAACCTTTACTCATATCGCGACACTATTCTACGTTAGACCCAAAACTATACATTCCAAATAATGTCTTTTGTCTATACGTACATGGGTATAAAAACTTAACCTTATAATCTACGATCTATTTTTATTGTCTAGCCTTGAATCCAATAGTTTTATAGGTGACCAGCGTAATCATGTACAAGTGGTGGTCACATAGACGGCATCGTTAATGGTCTGAATCACCTGTAGTTTAAATCTAGTTAGGCCACTAGTGATGACAGTACACGTGCTTTACTGTGGATCAACCGCAGGTACCACTTTtgataattttcaaatttgaaatagcTATTTGATAAAAGTCCAAAACACATGGACCAACCCTTATTTTTATCACACTAAATAtctatgatttatttttcttaagtgAGACATTTAGTCGCATTGCGTTCCAAAATAGCAAATTTAGTCAGTCTGGATTAAGTTGTGAAATTTGgagaaatgaaaaatacaaaatcaatttaTGCGGTTGCACTGATTTTCACTAAGTTCCATGAGgtttaaaaattataacttGAACTCCCTAACGAATAAGTCCCTAGTTTGAACTtccatttgaaattttgaagaaaactGTCACTGTTTCGATTACTTCCTTTAGCCAATTTGGGGGTTGTCGAACAATCCCctagaatttattttattttattatatatatatattacttgttAAAGGGAAGACCTTTGGGCGTTAGGTTTGAGTGGGGTGTGAGGTTGGATGAATTGGAGAAGCGTCTTCAAGAGCCTTCTCGGACCCATTGAGAATTTGAGGTTGAGGGGTTTgtcttcctatatatatattgcaatttatttatcaaattcATGTCATGGATTTATTGTTTGGTTTTATAGTAGTGTCCTATATTATAAGAGACCAGAGACCGTCTTGTTATAATTCGATTACTTTTGTCTTCTGTTTGGTTGAAGAGAAACTGGAGGACTTTCAATCAGACCTAAATGGGGATATTCTCAAAACTccaattaatttatttgttttattaatttaaattttttttttgaaataaattgtaatttagtATGATTTTATAGTAGGCATCTGTCTTCCTactagcttaaacttttaaaataagttgtTATTTAATATCCTAGCAGAATAATGATCCTAAATTTGAAGGCAGACTTCATAATTTAAGTAAATATTAACTTAAAATGCTTAAATTCacatatttttatcatattaaatttttgATATAAGAGATGATTTAACTCTTTAAGTAATGCTAGACTCACTTCAATTCCTTtacaactttttataattttctaacCCGTGTCAACATGTGATTTGAAGTCACATCGACATTTGTTTCCTTGTGATTACGAAAGTAGCCTTTCGCCCAACCAAGTTATATCCATGTGTTTGTCTATCGTTCACCTGATGTAATAACAATATTTGGGGAAAAGTCCAACTTTAGATAAACATTTCTTTGAACATTAGTACCTCAGGCAGGCTTCCTGCTCAAGAATATATTTGTCAATAAGTTTTTTCTTTCACGTTAACACTCATTTACAACCTAAATTTTCACTTGGAAGATTAGATTTTCACCTGCAGCCAAGCTTCCAGCTCAAGATTATATTTGGAAATAAGCTAATGTGAAAGTTTTTTAACACTCATTTACAGTTTAAATAACCCTTTCTAACATCATCTTTTTGTTTTCGTGAAGAAAAATTGTCCCTTATGATCAAAACTCTTTTATCATGTTTATtttgttctcttctttttcttgtggATGAAGGCCATTGTGAAGAAATTCCCATGAGGTTGAACGATTTCTTATCATGTTTAATGGTAACCTGCTGCAATCTAATAATCTATCTCTATCAGCCACATGGGGCATAGGAAGGAAATCTGACTCATTTGGTTCATGTCAAATAGCAGTCACAATGATGCATGGGGCTCCTTTTAATCGCAgcaacattttcttttcctgaTTTCATATTTGAAACACTGGCAGTAAAAATCTACCTGCTCACTGGAGAGCGTTTTCAGAGTTTTAAACAAATACCAACTATCATGCTTGTCTGCAGAGAACTGGAGAGCCTAGAATTGCATATTTCAGTTTTCTTAACTTAGCGGCCTCAAGAGTCAAGAATATTACCATAGCTAAGTGACCCCTAAAAGGCTAAaacaatgaaagaaaagaaaagaaaagaaaagagaggcaGTCTTCAATCTTATGGTAGAGATGCCATGGACCAATTGGTTCacctaaaaacacaaaagattaGTAATAGTGGTCCTCCAGAAGCTGCAACACTGAAACTCTGGATGCAGAATTTCTGACTCGTACAGCAGCCTGAAACTAGTGAAACATCAATCAGTTTCATGTCCATGTTCGCAGGATTATCAAAAAGACTGGtcagttttctttttccctaAGCAGACTGATTAGTTTTCATAGCAAAGTCACTGAtcctctttatttatttatttcattcaaatttctgtTTGGTAATACCCAGTTTCGCAGCTGAGAAGACGCGGGATATGATTAGCAGAGCAGCTTTAACATGTACCTATACCTCTATCTTCTCCACAACCAAATAGTATAAAACTAAACAAGATGTTCACATTGTGAAAACAGCAACACTAATCACGTTCTACATCCACCCTCATTTAGAAAAATGCACTACTGGCATAAtcatatttgaaatttagaatATCCAATTGTGGCAGTCATGAAATAGGGAAACCACAATGAAGAAACAAACTATGGTGGACATGGATACGCAATGGGTAGTGTGTATTCTATAGCTCTAGCAACAAAGGCAACGTTTTTCGGCAATGtgtcaacaaaaaattcaaataaatataaaagaaataagcaCTCAACTGTTAATCATCCCCTAACAGCACTGCAGCACCAACACTTTAAAGTTTTAGGATGCCCCACTTCctaattctaacattttttttttttttgcatgagATACCCCAATacgaataaaaaataaatcccaTACAACTACTAAAGGAAAGAAATATTACTAGATTTGGCATCTAATTAAATTGTAGAGGAATATAATGTTTCTTGTGTTATTCAAAAGCAACTTTCAGATTCACATTTTATCTCATTTTCAGTTTCTAATTCGAAGCCATTAATGGAGAGAACCCTTAtacaggaatttttttttttttttttttttttcttctatcgAATGGTATATAACATACGACAaccaacaataaaagaaaagagaaattatctttctttttttttttcattttttcggGGGGTGGGGGATAATTTCATTTGATGTGACCAAAAAAGTCTCACCTGTCCTCTACCACTAATAAGGTCGGTACCTCCTGCCACGATTGCCTTCATCACTACTGCTACCTCCTGCTCGACCTGGTGGGCCACTTGGAGCATTGCTCCGATCAATTCTACGAGGCTGAGGTGGCATCTGTACGCCTGGCTGCTGACTGCACAAAAGCCAAAGTCAAAAAGGAAATTGTTTAGAATCTTAAAAGAATGTGTTTAAATTCttagaataattacaaatttttttctttttaaaaaaaaaaaactatttttcaaattaatgccACTTACAGAACATAGCCAATTCGGCCATCCGGTAAAACCATTGGAACCATGTGCATTCCTGCTGGCATTGGACCCCTACCGTATATCACTGGCTGTTCATGTTTGCAAATCATGAGATGATATTCAACCAGTTCAGACACTATGTGAGAATACATACAAACCCATGCAAGTACCTGCTGAAAACCAGTAGCAACACCATATCCAGCCCCTAGAGAGCCATATGGATTACCAGCAAAACCACCATACCCAGAGTGTGGGAGATGGTTTGAATGAGGCACAGCATTACAGGGATAAgcaccttcaaattttttatcagCCTGTGGCTTAGCAAGTACAACCTCCAAAAGTTGGCCTGCAGTTCAAATTAAGTTTCAAAGCGCGACTCATTAAATATCTCAGAAGTTTTTAGTCTTCACAATTACATCTAATAagacaaaaagaataaatatggatCAGATGAAACTTTGAGATTGAAACAAACATCAGTATGCCCAAGGTTGCAAATGTTGTTAATTCTCATCACAGTATTCAGACCTTGGCAACAATTAGCCATAATAATAGCAGTCActaaattttttgctttttcctcTGCTGTAAGAAAGAACATATCTTTAATGTTGCCAGCCCctagagagaaaaaatgaagtAACAGCCAACGAGTTCCTTTCTCCCTAACAGTCAAGTGACTTCCACTCCTCTTATTTCAGAGTCTACTCTAGTATAGTACttcattctttttttgataagtagtatAGTACTTCATTCTTACTGCTATCATGGCATGTAATCAAATATACTAGTGGgagtagatatatatatatatatatatatatatatatatatagtgggaGTAGAAAAGCCCAAACCAGGTTTCCCCTCAGAATGTTCAGTGAAGACACACTCCCTCATTTGTTCTTTATGAAAAGAACAATCAAGTAATAGCCAACACTAAAGATATTTTATACAGTGATATAGCCAATATATTTAATCATTACATTTATGAGCCAAAATCATGACAGCATCACAATCTTCATCTTATGATGGAATGCACCCTTCATTTATGTTGATTTTTATGTCCTAGCATACCCTAAAGATATTTTACCTATGATTTCAAAGCCTACAtttgtcatttatttatttttcaaaattgaaggtCAGTTTGGAAGGTCTTAAACTCAGTCCAGACAGTATTGACCCCGATCATTATGTATTCAAGTACAGCTGCATGTATGTAAGCTATAAGACAGAGAAATCCCATTGTGGGATAAACAAACAATTAGTAGGTTTAACATGCATTAGAGAAGGTTGTCTGGTGCATCTTTGAGTTTCCCCAAACCTGTACCCAAAGATGTGTTGGAAAAGTACCATCGATTTcgtatttttctgtttctttaacAGCCTTCAATGCACTTGACCTTTCAGCATAATGGATGAACCCAAAATCCCGTTTGCCACCAGCTTTGCCAGGTGGCATAACCACTTTTGTCACTTCCCCGTGGCGCTGAAACAGTTCCTTCAGTTTTTCGGTACTAGTGTTCTCAGGAATGTTTTTGACATAAAGAGCTTTAACCTGAGAATGCCAAAACAAATAATACAGTTTTGTAAGCCCAGAAGATTATATTTGCAGAACTTGGACTCTGCAACTTTTGCACAAAAGAGGATGTAGCATTTACAACTCTCAACTCCACAGAGATAGCAGCAACTATAAACCATAGATTTCTCCCCTAAAGTATGCAAGAAGTTTCAAGAAGTACAAGTTTGGGTATCAAAATTTCATCAAATAAACATTTTGGCAAATATCACTGAAACATAATCATTTAAAAAAGCCCTTACATTATACTTAGATCAAGATATCTAGATATTGTCTGAAACTTATGGCCAGGTTAACTAGATCAAGCAACCCTTATGAGTGAGTAAGTGTATTGGTATGGTGACTGATGCAGCCAAGACATTCTTAGACACTCCTAAAAATCACTCAAGTCATTTGCATACTGTCAAGCATGTATTATACTGTAACCACATAGAAGTCCACGTGTTAAACATGAAATACCATTGAGGGAAAAGGATGGGAATACAAAAAAATTGAGATAAGATTTGAATCATCAGATGctttattgtatatttagatcaTCCAATAAACTTATTCAGGTTCAGGCATacctttgtgtgtgtgtgcacatgTGTGTATACTAAATTGGCCACATACACTTGTCCTCCTAGCAACATAAGATGAAGATTAATCAAAGTGACGAGCCGTAACGGCAATTGTCAACTAAGCAATTGAACAAGCTTCCTATGAGCAAAAATCCATATTAGTGagtcaccatttttttttttgataggtaataaacaaaatagcattaaaaagcgtaaaaggcgcccctaagcatacatgaagtatacaaaaaggacaccacaaaaaaaaaaaaaaaaaaaaaaaaaaaaaaaaaaaacaaaggaagaacacccgaaaaacccaaaagaagaaTTCTACATCAAACCCCCAACTTCTTGCCCCTAACCCGGCTAGAACCCACtcccctagcatcgaaattaaCAGAACATTCTAGATTtttgacctctcttttcccctttttcctttttatctccTTAACCTTCTTAGAAGGGGAATCAGAGTCATAGCGCTCATCCTCAATCAAAGTCAAAAAATCCAGAAATCCCTTCTGATCAGATCCCACAAACGAAACCCCCATCGTGTGAAAACACGACCTACTATCTTTCACTACCCTGGGGTAAACAACAACACTTTCCTTCGAATCATTCCCTTTTGAAGATTCCCACACCTCAAAGACTCCAGATGACAAACCAGGTAATTGGGGGCACCCAAACACAGAGGAGAACGGCCTTGGCCACTGAGGAAACAAGACCCACTGAAAAGGGAGAATGGAAGCCGAAACCCCGGAAGGACCTCCGAACTTCCCAAAAAGAGGAACCCCGCCAAAACTCCTCACCAAGGCAGGGGCATCCGAATGCACCATTGCCTGCCGAAGGAGAGATCCTGAAGGAGC carries:
- the LOC133864248 gene encoding 3-ketoacyl-CoA synthase 1, producing the protein MDSVEMDKERITAEMAFKDSSSAVIKIRRRLPNFLQSVKLKYVKLGYGYSCNPATILMFLVISPLALSLVLQLAGLKLDRFSELWTNRAAWFDNLNAATRTAASASLLILFALYWAKRSRPVYLVDFSCYKPDDERKVTGDYFLKITEDSGAFEEDSIRFQRRIASRSGLGEETYLPKGITSRPPNFSMEEARSEAEAVMFGALDALFEKTGVRPKDIGIVIVNCSLFNPTPSLSAMIVNHYKLRTDIKTFNLGGMGCSAGVISIDLAKDLLNANPNSYAIVVSTENITLNWYFGNDRSMLLCNCIFRMGGAAVLLSNRARDRGRSKYELVHTVRTHKGADNQNYNCVYQREDDKGTVGVSLARELMAVAGDALKTNITTLGPLVLPFSEQFMFFVTLVRKKILKAKVKPYIPNFKLAFEHFCIHAGGRAVLDELQKNLQLSEWHMEPSRMTLHRFGNTSSSSLWYELAYTEAKGRVCGGDRVWQIAFGSGFKCNSAVWRALRPIPVVDCRGNPWVDSVARYPVEVPAGKDGHAA